A segment of the Sphingomonas cannabina genome:
CCGTGATGGCCGCCGTTCGAGCTCCAGCCGCCGTTGGACGACCAGCCGCTGCTCGTCGAGGAGGAGGTCGAGCTGGACGTCGACGATGAGGTCGAGGTCGACGACGAGACATCGCCCGATGACGAGGATGAGGTTGAGGACGATGTCGACGAGGACACGTCGCCGCTCGAACTGGACGAAGTCGAGGACGAGACGTCGCCGCTCGACGACGAAGTCGAGCTGACGTTGCCCGAGGACGACGTCGAGCTCACGTTGCCGCTCGACGTCGATGACGAGGAACCACCGCTCGACGTCGAGGAGGACGAGCCACCGCTCGAGGTTGAGGTGGACGAGCCGCCTGTCGACGTCGACGAACCGCCGGTCGAAGTGGAGGTCGAGCCGCCGGTCGAGGACGAGGTCGACGAGATGACCACCCCGCCTGAACCGCCGCCACCGCCGCCGAAGAAGCCACCGGCGAAGAAACCGCCGCCGAAGCCCCCGAAACCGCCGCCGCCGAGCACGGCGCCGCCACCGCCACCGCCGCCGCCTGCGACGATCGGCATCTCGCCGCTCGATCCGGTATAGGGTGGGGGCAGCGGGATCGGCGCGCCCTGCGCGGTCATCACCACCGCCGGCGTGGTGGTGGTCGTGGTGCGGGTGACGACGCAGCGCAGCCGCCGC
Coding sequences within it:
- a CDS encoding PEP-CTERM sorting domain-containing protein; the protein is MSVRMALAKLCACAAGGALIGGGAVHVAEQAQAQRIYSSKVAKPRVATKRVVRKVRVASRPVCRAVAGAKVTRSYVGTGASRRLRCVVTRTTTTTTPAVVMTAQGAPIPLPPPYTGSSGEMPIVAGGGGGGGGAVLGGGGFGGFGGGFFAGGFFGGGGGGSGGVVISSTSSSTGGSTSTSTGGSSTSTGGSSTSTSSGGSSSSTSSGGSSSSTSSGNVSSTSSSGNVSSTSSSSGDVSSSTSSSSSGDVSSSTSSSTSSSSSGDVSSSTSTSSSTSSSTSSSTSSGWSSNGGWSSNGGHHGSSTSSSSSGNPTSVPAPPMVLLFGGAAAALVARKRFAKKGAAAKD